In one Acidobacteriota bacterium genomic region, the following are encoded:
- a CDS encoding AMP-binding protein has product MNVAELLLRKYEDAVFRIALQEVKCAGINTYTFGGLDYLSDKFATILKASGIAQGDVVAVVLPQSAAFAVAHLAILKIGAVVLPIKTSTKLTHIKPMLTKGQAKCLIVGDSNYKKFRGIQNKTPEIENVFIACDIVSKNDFGEGLRSFWFEINFADANFTIVEPLVTQPAYLFSERDPQKKFIKHPVNYGDILNSLNESEIEKPKAQTVWTTRDWTEPEIIFEMIFKMWAGGNAIATYDSTFTFELPIREYYDHLGYKEYFQD; this is encoded by the coding sequence ATGAATGTCGCCGAACTGTTACTGAGAAAATATGAAGATGCGGTTTTCCGTATTGCGCTACAGGAAGTCAAATGCGCAGGCATCAACACCTATACCTTCGGTGGACTGGATTACCTCTCGGATAAATTCGCTACTATTTTGAAGGCAAGCGGTATCGCGCAAGGCGATGTGGTCGCCGTAGTTTTGCCGCAATCTGCGGCTTTTGCTGTTGCCCATCTGGCAATCTTAAAAATCGGCGCGGTGGTATTACCGATCAAAACCTCAACAAAACTCACACACATCAAACCGATGCTCACTAAAGGACAGGCAAAGTGCTTGATTGTTGGCGATTCCAATTACAAAAAATTTCGAGGCATTCAAAATAAAACTCCTGAAATTGAAAATGTATTTATCGCCTGCGATATCGTCAGCAAAAATGATTTCGGTGAAGGATTGAGAAGTTTCTGGTTTGAAATCAATTTCGCGGATGCAAATTTTACAATTGTCGAACCACTTGTAACTCAGCCTGCTTACCTTTTTTCTGAACGCGACCCGCAGAAAAAATTCATCAAGCATCCCGTCAACTACGGAGATATTTTAAATTCACTCAATGAATCTGAAATTGAAAAGCCGAAAGCTCAGACGGTCTGGACAACCAGGGACTGGACGGAACCTGAAATTATTTTTGAGATGATTTTCAAAATGTGGGCTGGTGGCAACGCCATTGCCACCTACGATTCGACTTTCACTTTTGAGTTGCCCATAAGGGAATACTATGACCATTTAGGTTATAAAGAATACTTTCAGGATTGA
- a CDS encoding carboxypeptidase-like regulatory domain-containing protein: protein MTGDERMRFCSECQKEVYNFSTMTRREIESLVQLTGGRFCARVIRDADDSVITAETKAVRGFSRFQASKFATAVLTATLTLYQNAFGQSLKANQSQKTIQIDSQPERATEKQDVLIKTATFRGTVYVQSRAVIVGAELTIQNLSNKQVFTTKTDEAGAFEIASLTEGLYKIKIESRGFITFRKNWFPIQAGTLDTLNITLLVGSLGEVVYVGGQPSLYEKFTEKITQPIRDLGNFLRRILP from the coding sequence ATGACCGGCGATGAACGAATGCGTTTCTGCTCTGAATGTCAGAAAGAGGTTTATAACTTTTCAACCATGACCCGGCGCGAAATCGAATCGCTGGTACAACTGACCGGCGGGCGATTTTGCGCCAGAGTGATTCGCGATGCAGATGATTCAGTCATAACCGCAGAGACAAAAGCCGTGAGAGGTTTTTCAAGATTTCAGGCTTCAAAATTTGCGACCGCTGTTTTGACCGCTACGCTGACTTTATACCAAAACGCCTTTGGTCAATCCTTGAAAGCAAATCAATCTCAAAAAACCATTCAAATCGATTCGCAACCTGAGCGGGCAACCGAAAAACAGGACGTGTTAATCAAGACAGCAACCTTTCGAGGAACAGTTTATGTCCAGAGTAGAGCAGTGATTGTTGGCGCAGAACTTACGATCCAAAATTTATCGAACAAACAAGTGTTTACGACTAAAACGGATGAAGCAGGAGCTTTTGAAATTGCCAGTCTGACTGAAGGGTTATACAAGATAAAAATAGAAAGCCGGGGCTTTATAACCTTTAGAAAAAATTGGTTTCCAATTCAGGCAGGAACCCTTGATACTTTGAATATAACTTTGCTTGTGGGAAGTTTAGGGGAAGTAGTTTATGTCGGTGGGCAACCATCGCTTTATGAAAAATTCACTGAAAAAATAACTCAACCAATTAGAGACCTGGGAAATTTTTTAAGGCGTATCTTGCCATAA
- a CDS encoding serine hydrolase domain-containing protein: MNKCRSARYSSLVVSLLIFFFFTPLIHARQNSAKPKINLERVISQLEPEIQRTLIEGKIPSCSIALVAGDEIIWSNAYGYANLWARTPAVPNTVYLIGSTFKAMATVALLQQMEQGKFKLDDRVNDYLSEFKIEGEDAKNPITFRHLLTHVSGLPAAFGPVLVWGDGGVPSLEEYLRKDLKVARPPMEKEEYSNLAYTLIGYLVQKFSGVPFKKYMQDNIFAPLEMNNTAINLRPDMDERLAVPYVVDEKTGSQMPTERLKAMVWPAGIVYGTVLNQANWLIMNLNGGTFKDKRLLSEATHNQMLTRQHDKFKGKVEGLWGGDEAGFGLTWWVERRNGELYFAHSGSVPGYTAFLQGNRDKRLGFAILTNGNRAHPHLIKLADKALDLMKANMQ, translated from the coding sequence ATGAATAAATGCCGTTCTGCCCGTTACTCGTCATTGGTTGTTTCGCTGTTGATTTTCTTTTTCTTTACGCCACTGATTCACGCCCGACAAAATTCTGCCAAACCCAAAATCAATCTTGAACGGGTGATTTCGCAACTCGAACCGGAAATTCAACGGACATTAATCGAAGGAAAAATTCCTTCGTGTTCGATAGCTTTGGTTGCCGGAGATGAAATTATCTGGTCAAACGCTTACGGCTATGCAAACCTCTGGGCGAGAACCCCTGCGGTTCCGAATACCGTTTACCTGATTGGCTCGACCTTTAAAGCGATGGCGACGGTCGCTTTATTGCAACAGATGGAACAGGGAAAATTTAAACTCGATGACCGGGTCAATGATTATTTAAGCGAGTTTAAAATTGAAGGCGAGGATGCGAAAAATCCCATCACTTTTCGCCATTTACTAACTCATGTTTCAGGGCTTCCGGCGGCATTCGGTCCCGTACTGGTTTGGGGAGATGGCGGCGTGCCTTCGCTGGAAGAATACCTGCGCAAAGATTTGAAAGTTGCACGACCGCCGATGGAGAAAGAGGAGTATTCAAATCTGGCTTATACGTTGATTGGCTATCTCGTCCAAAAATTTTCCGGCGTGCCATTTAAAAAATATATGCAGGACAATATTTTCGCGCCGCTTGAAATGAATAACACGGCGATCAATTTACGACCGGACATGGATGAACGGTTGGCGGTGCCTTATGTGGTTGATGAAAAGACCGGGAGCCAGATGCCGACTGAACGCTTGAAAGCGATGGTATGGCCTGCGGGGATTGTATACGGAACGGTGTTGAATCAAGCCAACTGGTTAATCATGAATTTGAATGGCGGCACGTTTAAAGATAAGCGCCTGTTAAGCGAAGCCACACATAATCAGATGCTCACCCGTCAACACGATAAGTTCAAAGGCAAAGTTGAAGGCTTATGGGGCGGCGATGAAGCGGGGTTTGGACTCACCTGGTGGGTTGAACGGCGCAACGGCGAATTGTATTTCGCGCACAGTGGCAGTGTTCCCGGTTACACAGCCTTTTTGCAAGGCAATCGCGACAAACGACTGGGGTTTGCCATTTTAACCAACGGCAATCGCGCCCACCCGCACCTGATTAAACTCGCAGATAAGGCATTGGATTTAATGAAAGCGAATATGCAGTAG
- a CDS encoding VIT domain-containing protein: MKLRISGIFAFILLFCGAAFGQGVIIPDECHRCPPIPRPPRPVPIPRVLQIKSVKITTKINSQVAITKVEQVFENDTPYRLEGSYFFPIPESASLSDFAIYDGDKRLSGEVMEKTRARQIYNEIVRRQIDPGLLEYVGKDLFQANVFPIEPRSTKKIELTYSQVLKNEGGTVGYRYELGSGRRIQQQPVKEIAASIEITSPIDLKNIYSPTHKISVSKDGERKARLSFEGSGTDTQKDFLLYYALSEKDFGLSLITHREPGKDGYFLMLISPKSNISEQERVAKDIVFVLDTSGSMSGEKIDKAKAALKFGVESLSPRDRYNIISFSGEEHLMKASLIEADRDGKQAGLKFIENLQAEGGTNINDSLVMAFKQFQSSERPGMIVFLTDGLPTVGITVVQQIVKNVANSNKANVRLFSFGVGYDVNTNLLDKLSADNRGSSDYIEPQEDLEVKVSNFFARVNYPVLSDLKLDLGGVEAELMYPRTLGDLFKNSQIVLVGRYKNSVKDATIRLSGKLAGRDATFTFGNQIFPNEQDENKFLPRLWATRRVGYLLEQIRLNGENKELKDEIIALGTRFGIVTPYTSYLVTEDNVKVSMRDMPREQGRSFEALASVESIASRRPESAPGGQAAGKGVGEGAVVYSKAEKKLKESDKDERLDDYISTVRTVGDKTFRLQNEIWMDTQYKDTANLPVVELKFGSDEFFNLIGKEPQLADYFSLGKKVTVIYKGKVYKVV, encoded by the coding sequence ATGAAATTAAGGATCAGTGGGATTTTTGCGTTTATTTTACTATTTTGTGGCGCTGCATTTGGACAAGGTGTCATCATACCCGATGAATGTCATCGTTGCCCGCCTATTCCGAGACCTCCAAGACCGGTGCCCATCCCCAGAGTTTTACAGATCAAATCCGTTAAAATTACGACAAAAATAAATTCACAGGTAGCGATAACCAAAGTTGAACAGGTATTCGAGAATGATACGCCCTATCGGCTCGAAGGGTCTTATTTTTTCCCCATTCCTGAAAGCGCCTCGCTATCGGATTTTGCTATTTATGATGGCGATAAACGACTATCGGGCGAAGTGATGGAAAAAACCAGAGCCAGGCAGATTTATAATGAAATCGTGCGCCGACAAATTGACCCGGGGTTATTGGAATATGTCGGTAAAGATTTATTTCAAGCAAATGTTTTTCCGATTGAGCCGCGCAGTACCAAAAAAATAGAACTCACCTACTCGCAGGTTTTAAAAAATGAAGGCGGAACCGTAGGTTACCGTTATGAACTCGGTTCGGGGCGTCGTATTCAACAACAACCGGTTAAAGAGATTGCCGCAAGTATCGAAATTACTTCACCGATTGATTTGAAAAATATTTATTCGCCGACCCATAAAATCTCGGTTTCAAAAGATGGTGAGAGAAAGGCTCGATTAAGTTTTGAAGGTTCAGGTACAGACACGCAAAAAGATTTTCTGCTTTATTACGCGCTTTCGGAAAAAGATTTTGGTCTTTCACTAATCACTCATCGGGAACCTGGAAAAGACGGCTATTTTTTAATGTTGATTTCCCCGAAATCAAATATCAGCGAGCAAGAACGGGTCGCCAAGGACATCGTTTTTGTTCTGGATACTTCGGGTTCGATGAGCGGTGAAAAAATAGATAAAGCCAAAGCGGCTTTGAAATTCGGGGTTGAATCGCTTTCCCCGCGTGACCGCTACAATATCATTTCGTTTTCCGGTGAAGAGCATTTGATGAAAGCTTCTTTGATTGAAGCCGACAGAGATGGTAAGCAAGCCGGTTTGAAATTTATCGAAAATCTGCAAGCCGAAGGCGGCACGAATATCAACGATTCATTGGTAATGGCGTTCAAGCAATTTCAATCAAGCGAGCGTCCGGGAATGATTGTTTTTTTGACGGATGGGTTGCCAACGGTTGGGATTACCGTTGTGCAACAGATTGTTAAAAATGTTGCAAACAGCAATAAAGCCAATGTTCGGTTGTTTTCTTTCGGCGTCGGTTATGATGTCAATACCAATTTGCTCGATAAACTTTCGGCAGATAATCGAGGTTCGAGCGATTACATCGAGCCACAGGAAGACCTTGAAGTGAAGGTGTCGAACTTTTTTGCGCGGGTGAATTATCCGGTGCTTTCCGATTTGAAGTTGGATTTGGGTGGTGTTGAAGCGGAACTGATGTATCCCCGAACGCTTGGCGATTTGTTCAAAAACTCTCAAATCGTTCTGGTCGGTCGTTATAAGAATTCAGTAAAAGATGCGACGATTCGTTTAAGTGGTAAGCTTGCAGGGCGCGATGCGACCTTCACATTCGGCAATCAGATTTTTCCCAATGAACAGGATGAAAACAAATTCCTGCCAAGACTCTGGGCAACACGACGAGTTGGGTATCTTCTGGAACAGATTCGCTTGAATGGCGAAAACAAAGAGTTAAAAGATGAAATCATTGCGCTCGGCACCCGTTTCGGCATCGTTACGCCGTACACTTCATATCTGGTGACCGAAGATAATGTAAAAGTATCGATGCGTGATATGCCAAGAGAGCAGGGGCGAAGCTTTGAGGCTTTGGCTTCGGTTGAATCAATTGCTTCGAGAAGACCTGAAAGTGCGCCTGGAGGACAGGCAGCCGGTAAAGGAGTCGGTGAAGGAGCGGTGGTTTATAGTAAAGCCGAAAAGAAATTGAAAGAATCAGACAAAGACGAACGTCTGGATGATTATATCTCAACCGTTCGCACCGTTGGCGATAAGACCTTCAGATTACAAAACGAAATCTGGATGGATACTCAGTACAAAGACACTGCGAACTTGCCGGTGGTTGAATTGAAATTCGGCAGTGACGAATTCTTTAATTTGATCGGCAAAGAACCGCAACTTGCCGATTACTTTTCACTCGGCAAAAAAGTCACTGTCATTTACAAGGGCAAAGTTTACAAAGTGGTTTAG
- a CDS encoding HYR domain-containing protein: MNRTSALTLLIRFVVIATKRLCSKTRLGFIPIILCVMFSHPVSQATGIKQISTPVSFRNQRAQWYQSNDAQFRNLLNRRIALSGVRDLFFDDFADSEFSSQLPTSEAQPLALAASDFDEDGTPDIICGFATSTGGKLTLHKGNVDAVFPNHPEAQLGKMEGIFSDAPFLAKVTTFATNEAPEFLATGDFNADGHIDLVIANRNSNVLHFLLGDGQGNLYSELAKNLPGYVTALVSGDVNRRNGLADLVIGTRSSSGAKLLIFESIEGAMNATPEEMNFPSAVSALTIAELNGDALMDIAVAAGKTVSVIAGHNRDWRFKNSAISPSLPLEVYQHTFDCKIRSIVSDQFHQTRGRELALLTEDGSIYICEKSPAKANPLINIRVLASRQFPTANHLISAPVSSHSPVNLMVLDSTEDKLQVMASDEINENQPNQQINFESDASCEIAFASKPIAVLPMRLNNDGLSDLVILREGKNFLSVAPSAPQSVFTVTNTNDSGAGSLRQAINNANVTAGADVIIFNIAIGPQSIALLSPLPSLSETVAIDATTQIGFAGNPIIELNGAGAGAGASGLTVSASNCTVQGLVINRFSAAGITITNITGSIIQNNFIGTNLSGNAAIGNFIGVGLNGALNSIIGGTTSNARNIISGNLGDGIALSGDATFTQIQGNFIGLDVTGTLAIPNVNGVQAFNSGNNLIGGTSAGVRNIISGNSAEGVFLSGALASGNLVQGNFIGTNASGNAAISNNLNGIRCDAVTENTIGGNTSTAGNLISGNPNGIVLLNNAANTFIQNNRIGTQANGIAALPNTKDGVAIVNSSNNTINSNIIAFNNDRGVNLLSGTSNLIQNNSIFSNNALGIDLNNDGLTANDAGDPDAGANTSQNFPVITSVTLGVSSTTIIGSLNSTPNSTFQIDFYSNTACDPSGNGEGQRFIGSTNVLTDAAGNAPINASFPVVVSLTSVVTATAIDSLANTSEFSECTVVTVPPCDIICSPGMVVSASENQCGTVVNYPLPTVVGVCLTITCTPPTGSVFNVGNTQVDCISEVGPSCSFFVTVVDQTPPTITCPQNITQLAESGKASAVVNYSLPTPADNCPNPTINCTPPSGTAFPLGITGVVCQSRDQSNNLSTCAFSIIVTDNQSPIIQCPPNQTVNAASGQTSATVTYPAPQVSDIDTKTTVTCVPPSGSSFALGITIVTCTATDSGENKASCSFTVTVIGGTPTLSITPQPLIFGVPTPLTVKRKPIKEKNLSCQAFTIENRGFVSLTLSLESIMRIGADVTNRKITDPSEGNLYSITQVNADGSQSILPIGTTMAFAIGQRRNFCLRINPVIPAVTTIKTGLSAPQALPDVINSQVNFRIVGGGLLTLNVTAQLSTKVILINGNNPRLPAETIFERAGDEFIVTYSAYDSNLDVNKTRYEFLDANGNLVGNAIEVDLRQFLSDANLVRGQSFTVIQRFSGAQSNPQVASARVTVFDAETNATSPLTTMLQSQNHMTWASNPFKITPINAEIKNSLHNRRKTSQNP; encoded by the coding sequence ATGAACAGAACCAGCGCCCTCACCTTATTGATTCGCTTCGTCGTAATCGCTACCAAGCGCCTTTGCTCAAAAACCCGCCTCGGTTTTATCCCCATCATACTTTGTGTAATGTTTAGCCATCCGGTGTCTCAAGCTACAGGTATAAAACAAATATCAACGCCCGTTTCATTCAGAAATCAACGCGCCCAATGGTATCAATCCAACGATGCGCAATTCCGAAATTTGCTAAACCGGCGAATCGCATTAAGTGGGGTTCGGGATTTATTCTTCGACGACTTTGCCGACTCCGAGTTTTCAAGCCAGTTGCCAACCAGCGAAGCGCAACCCCTGGCTCTCGCTGCCAGTGATTTCGATGAAGACGGCACACCTGATATCATCTGCGGCTTTGCGACCTCAACCGGAGGAAAATTAACTTTACATAAAGGGAATGTGGATGCGGTTTTTCCGAATCACCCAGAAGCGCAACTGGGAAAAATGGAAGGCATTTTCAGTGACGCGCCTTTTTTGGCAAAGGTCACGACTTTTGCAACTAACGAAGCGCCGGAATTTCTTGCAACAGGCGATTTCAATGCCGACGGTCACATCGACCTGGTTATTGCCAATCGCAACTCAAACGTCTTGCATTTCCTGCTCGGTGACGGACAAGGCAACCTCTATTCGGAACTCGCCAAAAATTTACCCGGATACGTGACGGCGCTTGTCAGTGGCGATGTCAATCGTCGCAATGGCTTAGCTGATCTGGTTATCGGCACTCGCTCATCAAGTGGCGCAAAGTTACTTATCTTTGAATCAATCGAAGGCGCGATGAATGCAACCCCCGAAGAGATGAATTTTCCGTCAGCCGTATCGGCATTGACCATCGCGGAATTGAACGGCGACGCGCTGATGGACATTGCCGTAGCCGCTGGCAAAACCGTATCGGTGATTGCTGGGCACAACAGGGATTGGCGATTTAAAAACTCAGCTATTTCGCCAAGCCTACCCCTTGAGGTTTATCAGCACACCTTTGATTGTAAAATCCGCTCAATAGTCAGTGACCAATTTCACCAAACACGCGGACGAGAATTGGCATTGCTAACCGAAGACGGCTCCATTTATATCTGCGAAAAATCACCGGCAAAAGCCAATCCATTAATCAATATCAGGGTTTTAGCATCCCGTCAGTTCCCTACGGCTAACCATTTAATCAGCGCGCCAGTATCCAGTCATTCTCCCGTAAATCTAATGGTTTTGGATTCGACCGAAGATAAATTACAGGTTATGGCATCCGACGAAATAAATGAGAATCAACCGAATCAGCAAATCAATTTTGAGTCTGACGCCTCTTGCGAAATCGCATTTGCAAGCAAACCAATCGCGGTTTTGCCAATGCGATTGAATAATGATGGATTGAGCGATCTGGTCATTTTGCGAGAAGGAAAAAACTTTCTGAGCGTTGCCCCATCAGCGCCTCAAAGCGTTTTCACAGTCACCAACACCAATGATAGCGGAGCGGGGTCGCTTAGACAGGCAATCAACAATGCCAACGTCACGGCTGGCGCGGATGTGATTATCTTTAACATTGCCATCGGGCCACAAAGCATCGCTTTGTTATCGCCGCTTCCTTCACTTTCAGAAACCGTTGCCATCGATGCAACGACGCAAATCGGCTTTGCCGGGAATCCGATTATCGAATTGAATGGGGCGGGCGCAGGCGCGGGTGCTTCGGGATTGACAGTGTCCGCAAGTAATTGCACGGTGCAAGGGTTGGTCATCAATCGTTTCAGCGCCGCCGGAATTACCATTACCAATATAACCGGCAGCATCATCCAAAATAATTTTATCGGCACCAATTTGAGCGGCAACGCTGCCATCGGCAATTTTATCGGCGTCGGGTTAAATGGAGCCTTAAATTCAATCATCGGAGGGACGACATCCAATGCCCGCAATATTATTTCCGGCAACCTTGGTGATGGTATCGCTTTAAGCGGTGACGCAACCTTTACGCAAATTCAGGGCAATTTCATCGGTCTTGATGTGACCGGAACGCTTGCCATTCCGAATGTCAATGGGGTTCAAGCATTCAATTCGGGAAATAACCTTATCGGCGGAACTAGCGCCGGAGTGCGAAATATTATTTCCGGCAATAGCGCTGAGGGAGTTTTCTTGAGCGGGGCACTGGCTTCGGGCAATTTGGTGCAGGGCAATTTCATCGGAACCAATGCCAGCGGAAATGCCGCAATATCAAATAATCTCAATGGCATTCGCTGCGATGCTGTGACTGAAAATACCATCGGGGGAAATACCTCTACCGCCGGAAATCTTATTTCCGGAAACCCTAACGGAATCGTGCTGCTCAATAACGCAGCCAATACTTTTATACAAAATAATCGGATTGGCACTCAGGCTAATGGCATTGCGGCGCTTCCCAATACCAAAGACGGCGTAGCAATTGTTAATAGCTCGAACAATACAATCAATAGCAATATCATCGCGTTTAACAATGATCGTGGAGTTAATTTATTAAGCGGGACGAGCAATCTCATTCAGAACAATTCGATTTTTTCTAATAACGCTCTTGGCATTGACCTCAATAACGATGGGCTTACCGCCAACGATGCGGGAGACCCAGACGCCGGAGCGAACACCTCACAAAATTTTCCGGTCATCACCTCAGTTACACTTGGCGTGAGTAGCACAACTATTATCGGCTCACTAAACAGCACGCCAAACTCGACATTTCAAATTGATTTTTATTCCAACACCGCCTGTGACCCCAGTGGCAACGGTGAAGGTCAGAGGTTTATCGGTTCAACAAACGTCTTGACCGATGCCGCCGGTAATGCGCCAATCAATGCATCATTTCCTGTCGTCGTATCATTAACCAGTGTGGTGACGGCAACCGCCATCGACTCACTGGCAAATACCTCGGAATTTTCGGAATGTACAGTCGTCACCGTGCCTCCCTGCGATATTATCTGTTCTCCGGGTATGGTCGTATCAGCTTCGGAAAATCAATGTGGCACAGTCGTCAATTATCCTCTACCAACGGTTGTTGGCGTTTGTCTGACAATTACCTGCACCCCGCCGACCGGTTCGGTTTTCAATGTCGGCAATACGCAAGTTGATTGCATATCCGAAGTGGGACCCTCGTGTTCATTCTTTGTCACTGTGGTTGATCAAACACCCCCAACCATCACCTGCCCGCAAAATATCACTCAACTTGCGGAATCAGGAAAGGCGAGCGCAGTGGTCAATTATTCCCTGCCAACGCCCGCCGACAATTGCCCGAATCCGACGATTAACTGTACACCGCCTTCGGGAACAGCGTTTCCTTTAGGCATTACCGGCGTGGTTTGCCAGAGCCGTGATCAATCCAATAATTTATCAACCTGCGCTTTTTCCATCATAGTTACGGATAACCAATCACCAATCATTCAATGTCCGCCGAATCAAACCGTGAATGCGGCAAGCGGACAAACTTCGGCAACCGTAACTTACCCTGCGCCGCAGGTGTCAGATATTGACACGAAAACCACAGTTACCTGTGTTCCGCCATCCGGTTCATCTTTCGCACTCGGCATCACTATAGTTACCTGCACAGCAACCGATTCGGGGGAAAACAAAGCGAGTTGCAGTTTTACGGTTACGGTAATCGGGGGCACGCCGACGCTTTCAATAACCCCTCAGCCTCTTATCTTCGGCGTGCCGACGCCTTTGACCGTCAAGCGCAAACCGATTAAGGAAAAAAATCTTTCGTGTCAGGCATTCACTATTGAAAATCGCGGCTTTGTTTCATTGACTCTCTCTCTCGAATCGATTATGCGAATTGGCGCGGATGTCACCAATCGCAAAATCACAGACCCGAGTGAAGGCAATCTCTATTCGATTACCCAAGTGAATGCAGATGGCAGCCAATCAATTTTGCCAATCGGCACGACAATGGCTTTTGCCATTGGGCAACGAAGGAATTTTTGTTTAAGGATAAATCCGGTGATTCCGGCAGTCACAACCATTAAAACCGGATTGAGCGCACCGCAGGCTTTACCCGACGTCATCAATTCACAAGTGAATTTCCGCATTGTCGGAGGCGGATTGTTGACCCTCAACGTCACCGCGCAACTCTCAACCAAAGTTATTTTGATCAACGGCAATAATCCGCGACTGCCTGCCGAAACTATTTTTGAGCGAGCCGGTGACGAATTCATCGTGACCTATTCGGCATATGATTCCAACCTTGACGTGAATAAAACCCGTTATGAATTTCTCGACGCCAACGGCAACCTCGTCGGCAATGCCATAGAGGTTGATTTGCGGCAGTTTTTAAGTGACGCCAATTTGGTCAGAGGGCAAAGTTTTACGGTGATTCAACGATTTTCCGGCGCGCAAAGTAATCCGCAAGTGGCAAGCGCACGGGTAACGGTTTTTGACGCGGAGACCAATGCCACCTCACCTTTAACAACTATGTTGCAATCGCAAAACCATATGACTTGGGCATCAAATCCATTTAAAATCACGCCGATCAACGCCGAAATCAAAAATTCTTTGCACAACCGGCGCAAAACATCGCAAAATCCATAA